Proteins from one Salarias fasciatus chromosome 14, fSalaFa1.1, whole genome shotgun sequence genomic window:
- the LOC115401109 gene encoding heterogeneous nuclear ribonucleoprotein L-like isoform X3 has translation MAASAGRYYSEDGRATKRQKTDGMSTGYEDPHKTLPSVVVHVRGLVDGVTEADLVEALQEFGAISYVVVMPKKRQALVEYEDMNGSSTAVTYAADNQVYIAGHPAFINYSTSQKISRPGDSDDSRSVNNVLLLTIMNPIYPITTDVLYTICNNCGPVQRIVIFRKNGVQAMVEFDSVQSAQRAKASLNGADIYSGCCTLKIEYAKPTRLNVFKNDQDTWDYTNPNLGGPDGDADGNGSSSEDVNANPNKRQRQPALLGDHPPEYGGGYHGYDDSYGSPPYEGRRMGPPMRGRGGRSYGPGYGPPPPPPGEYGAHADSPVVMVYGLEPVKMNADRVFNIFCLYGNVERVKFMKSKPGAAMVEMGDCYAVDRAITHLNNTFLFGQKLNVCVSKQQAIVPGQCYELEDGSSSFKDFHGSRNNRFTSPEQAAKNRIQHPSNVLHFFNAQPDVTTEIFTQICEEIGVKNPVNVKMFTGKSGAAPSDRSASGLLEWESINDAMEALALINHYQMKNAGPYPYTLKLCFSTVQHAN, from the exons ATGGCAGCCTCAGCGGGACGTTACTACAGCGAGGACGGCAGGGCGACGAAGCGGCAGAAGACCGACGGAATGTCCACG GGCTATGAAGATCCTCATAAGACCCTTCCGTCGGTAGTGGTGCACGTCCGGGGGCTGGTGGACGGCGTCACAGAGGCCGACCTCGTGGAGGCTCTCCAGGAATTTGGAGCCATCAG CTATGTAGTGGTGATGCCTAAGAAGCGCCAGGCGTTGGTGGAGTATGAAGACATGAACGGATCCTCCACAGCCGTGACGTACGCTGCAGACAACCAGGTTTACATTGCTGGACACCCTGCGTTCATCAACTACTCCACCAGCCAGAAGATCTCCAGGCCCGGGGACTCGGACGACTCCAGGAGCGTCAACAACGTGCTCCTGCTCACCATCATGAACCCCATCTACCCCATCACCACG GATGTCCTCTACACAATCTGCAACAACTGTGGGCCTGTGCAGAGAATCGTGATCTTCAGGAAGAACGGCGTGCAGGCCATGGTGGA GTTTGACTCTGTGCAAAGCGCCCAGCGGGCCAAAGCTTCACTCAACGGAGCAGACATCTACTCTGGCTGCTGCACGCTGAAGATCGAGTATGCAAAG CCCACTCGCCTGAACGTGTTCAAGAACGACCAGGACACCTGGGACTACACAAACCCCAACCTGGGGGGCCCAG ATGGTGATGCAGATGGCAATGGGAGcagttcag AAGATGTGAATGCCAATCCCAACAAGCGCCAGAGGCAGCCCGCCCTGCTGGGAGACCACCCTCCAGAGTACG GAGGTGGATATCACGGCTACGATGACAGCTACGGATCCCCGCCCTACGAGGGCCGCCGTATGGGGCCGCCCATGAGGGGGCGTGGAGGGCGGAGCTACGGCCCCGGGTACGGAcctccgcccccgccgcccGGAGAGTACGGCGCTCACGCAGACTCTCCGGTGGTCATGGTCTACGGACTGGAGCCGGTCAAGATGAACGCCGACCGCGTCTTCAACATCTTCTGTCTGTACGGAAACGTGGAGCGG GTGAAGTTCATGAAGAGTAAGCCGGGCGCCGCCATGGTGGAGATGGGAGACTGTTACGCGGTGGACCGCGCCATCACTCACCTCAACAACACCTTCCTGTTCGGACAGAAGCTCAACGTGTG TGTGTCCAAGCAGCAGGCCATCGTGCCGGGTCAGTGCTACGAGCTGGAGGACGGCTCCAGCAGCTTCAAAGACTTCCACGGCTCCAGAAACAACCGCTTCACCTCCCCGGAGCAGGCCGCCAAGAACCGCATCCAGCACCCCAGCAACGTGCTGCACTTCTTCAACGCCCAGCCGGACGTCACCACGGAGATCTTCACTCAG ATCTGTGAGGAGATCGGTGTCAAGAACCCCGTCAACGTGAAAATGTTCACCGGGAAAA GTGGCGCAGCTCCCAGTGACCGCAGCGCCTCAGGGCTGCTGGAGTGGGAGTCCATCAACGACGCCATGGAGGCGCTGGCCCTGATCAACCACTACCAGATGAAGAacgcag gTCCGTACCCATACACCCTCAAACTGTGCTTCTCCACCGTTCAGCACGCCAACTGA
- the LOC115401109 gene encoding heterogeneous nuclear ribonucleoprotein L-like isoform X1, with product MAASAGRYYSEDGRATKRQKTDGMSTGYEDPHKTLPSVVVHVRGLVDGVTEADLVEALQEFGAISYVVVMPKKRQALVEYEDMNGSSTAVTYAADNQVYIAGHPAFINYSTSQKISRPGDSDDSRSVNNVLLLTIMNPIYPITTDVLYTICNNCGPVQRIVIFRKNGVQAMVEFDSVQSAQRAKASLNGADIYSGCCTLKIEYAKPTRLNVFKNDQDTWDYTNPNLGGPDGDADGNGSSSEDVNANPNKRQRQPALLGDHPPEYGGGYHGYDDSYGSPPYEGRRMGPPMRGRGGRSYGPGYGPPPPPPGEYGAHADSPVVMVYGLEPVKMNADRVFNIFCLYGNVERVKFMKSKPGAAMVEMGDCYAVDRAITHLNNTFLFGQKLNVCVSKQQAIVPGQCYELEDGSSSFKDFHGSRNNRFTSPEQAAKNRIQHPSNVLHFFNAQPDVTTEIFTQICEEIGVKNPVNVKMFTGKSGAAPSDRSASGLLEWESINDAMEALALINHYQMKNAGGPYPYTLKLCFSTVQHAN from the exons ATGGCAGCCTCAGCGGGACGTTACTACAGCGAGGACGGCAGGGCGACGAAGCGGCAGAAGACCGACGGAATGTCCACG GGCTATGAAGATCCTCATAAGACCCTTCCGTCGGTAGTGGTGCACGTCCGGGGGCTGGTGGACGGCGTCACAGAGGCCGACCTCGTGGAGGCTCTCCAGGAATTTGGAGCCATCAG CTATGTAGTGGTGATGCCTAAGAAGCGCCAGGCGTTGGTGGAGTATGAAGACATGAACGGATCCTCCACAGCCGTGACGTACGCTGCAGACAACCAGGTTTACATTGCTGGACACCCTGCGTTCATCAACTACTCCACCAGCCAGAAGATCTCCAGGCCCGGGGACTCGGACGACTCCAGGAGCGTCAACAACGTGCTCCTGCTCACCATCATGAACCCCATCTACCCCATCACCACG GATGTCCTCTACACAATCTGCAACAACTGTGGGCCTGTGCAGAGAATCGTGATCTTCAGGAAGAACGGCGTGCAGGCCATGGTGGA GTTTGACTCTGTGCAAAGCGCCCAGCGGGCCAAAGCTTCACTCAACGGAGCAGACATCTACTCTGGCTGCTGCACGCTGAAGATCGAGTATGCAAAG CCCACTCGCCTGAACGTGTTCAAGAACGACCAGGACACCTGGGACTACACAAACCCCAACCTGGGGGGCCCAG ATGGTGATGCAGATGGCAATGGGAGcagttcag AAGATGTGAATGCCAATCCCAACAAGCGCCAGAGGCAGCCCGCCCTGCTGGGAGACCACCCTCCAGAGTACG GAGGTGGATATCACGGCTACGATGACAGCTACGGATCCCCGCCCTACGAGGGCCGCCGTATGGGGCCGCCCATGAGGGGGCGTGGAGGGCGGAGCTACGGCCCCGGGTACGGAcctccgcccccgccgcccGGAGAGTACGGCGCTCACGCAGACTCTCCGGTGGTCATGGTCTACGGACTGGAGCCGGTCAAGATGAACGCCGACCGCGTCTTCAACATCTTCTGTCTGTACGGAAACGTGGAGCGG GTGAAGTTCATGAAGAGTAAGCCGGGCGCCGCCATGGTGGAGATGGGAGACTGTTACGCGGTGGACCGCGCCATCACTCACCTCAACAACACCTTCCTGTTCGGACAGAAGCTCAACGTGTG TGTGTCCAAGCAGCAGGCCATCGTGCCGGGTCAGTGCTACGAGCTGGAGGACGGCTCCAGCAGCTTCAAAGACTTCCACGGCTCCAGAAACAACCGCTTCACCTCCCCGGAGCAGGCCGCCAAGAACCGCATCCAGCACCCCAGCAACGTGCTGCACTTCTTCAACGCCCAGCCGGACGTCACCACGGAGATCTTCACTCAG ATCTGTGAGGAGATCGGTGTCAAGAACCCCGTCAACGTGAAAATGTTCACCGGGAAAA GTGGCGCAGCTCCCAGTGACCGCAGCGCCTCAGGGCTGCTGGAGTGGGAGTCCATCAACGACGCCATGGAGGCGCTGGCCCTGATCAACCACTACCAGATGAAGAacgcag gaggTCCGTACCCATACACCCTCAAACTGTGCTTCTCCACCGTTCAGCACGCCAACTGA
- the LOC115401109 gene encoding heterogeneous nuclear ribonucleoprotein L-like isoform X2, producing MAASAGRYYSEDGRATKRQKTDGMSTGYEDPHKTLPSVVVHVRGLVDGVTEADLVEALQEFGAISYVVVMPKKRQALVEYEDMNGSSTAVTYAADNQVYIAGHPAFINYSTSQKISRPGDSDDSRSVNNVLLLTIMNPIYPITTDVLYTICNNCGPVQRIVIFRKNGVQAMVEFDSVQSAQRAKASLNGADIYSGCCTLKIEYAKPTRLNVFKNDQDTWDYTNPNLGGPDGDADGNGSSSDVNANPNKRQRQPALLGDHPPEYGGGYHGYDDSYGSPPYEGRRMGPPMRGRGGRSYGPGYGPPPPPPGEYGAHADSPVVMVYGLEPVKMNADRVFNIFCLYGNVERVKFMKSKPGAAMVEMGDCYAVDRAITHLNNTFLFGQKLNVCVSKQQAIVPGQCYELEDGSSSFKDFHGSRNNRFTSPEQAAKNRIQHPSNVLHFFNAQPDVTTEIFTQICEEIGVKNPVNVKMFTGKSGAAPSDRSASGLLEWESINDAMEALALINHYQMKNAGGPYPYTLKLCFSTVQHAN from the exons ATGGCAGCCTCAGCGGGACGTTACTACAGCGAGGACGGCAGGGCGACGAAGCGGCAGAAGACCGACGGAATGTCCACG GGCTATGAAGATCCTCATAAGACCCTTCCGTCGGTAGTGGTGCACGTCCGGGGGCTGGTGGACGGCGTCACAGAGGCCGACCTCGTGGAGGCTCTCCAGGAATTTGGAGCCATCAG CTATGTAGTGGTGATGCCTAAGAAGCGCCAGGCGTTGGTGGAGTATGAAGACATGAACGGATCCTCCACAGCCGTGACGTACGCTGCAGACAACCAGGTTTACATTGCTGGACACCCTGCGTTCATCAACTACTCCACCAGCCAGAAGATCTCCAGGCCCGGGGACTCGGACGACTCCAGGAGCGTCAACAACGTGCTCCTGCTCACCATCATGAACCCCATCTACCCCATCACCACG GATGTCCTCTACACAATCTGCAACAACTGTGGGCCTGTGCAGAGAATCGTGATCTTCAGGAAGAACGGCGTGCAGGCCATGGTGGA GTTTGACTCTGTGCAAAGCGCCCAGCGGGCCAAAGCTTCACTCAACGGAGCAGACATCTACTCTGGCTGCTGCACGCTGAAGATCGAGTATGCAAAG CCCACTCGCCTGAACGTGTTCAAGAACGACCAGGACACCTGGGACTACACAAACCCCAACCTGGGGGGCCCAG ATGGTGATGCAGATGGCAATGGGAGcagttcag ATGTGAATGCCAATCCCAACAAGCGCCAGAGGCAGCCCGCCCTGCTGGGAGACCACCCTCCAGAGTACG GAGGTGGATATCACGGCTACGATGACAGCTACGGATCCCCGCCCTACGAGGGCCGCCGTATGGGGCCGCCCATGAGGGGGCGTGGAGGGCGGAGCTACGGCCCCGGGTACGGAcctccgcccccgccgcccGGAGAGTACGGCGCTCACGCAGACTCTCCGGTGGTCATGGTCTACGGACTGGAGCCGGTCAAGATGAACGCCGACCGCGTCTTCAACATCTTCTGTCTGTACGGAAACGTGGAGCGG GTGAAGTTCATGAAGAGTAAGCCGGGCGCCGCCATGGTGGAGATGGGAGACTGTTACGCGGTGGACCGCGCCATCACTCACCTCAACAACACCTTCCTGTTCGGACAGAAGCTCAACGTGTG TGTGTCCAAGCAGCAGGCCATCGTGCCGGGTCAGTGCTACGAGCTGGAGGACGGCTCCAGCAGCTTCAAAGACTTCCACGGCTCCAGAAACAACCGCTTCACCTCCCCGGAGCAGGCCGCCAAGAACCGCATCCAGCACCCCAGCAACGTGCTGCACTTCTTCAACGCCCAGCCGGACGTCACCACGGAGATCTTCACTCAG ATCTGTGAGGAGATCGGTGTCAAGAACCCCGTCAACGTGAAAATGTTCACCGGGAAAA GTGGCGCAGCTCCCAGTGACCGCAGCGCCTCAGGGCTGCTGGAGTGGGAGTCCATCAACGACGCCATGGAGGCGCTGGCCCTGATCAACCACTACCAGATGAAGAacgcag gaggTCCGTACCCATACACCCTCAAACTGTGCTTCTCCACCGTTCAGCACGCCAACTGA
- the LOC115401109 gene encoding heterogeneous nuclear ribonucleoprotein L-like isoform X4 — translation MAASAGRYYSEDGRATKRQKTDGMSTGYEDPHKTLPSVVVHVRGLVDGVTEADLVEALQEFGAISYVVVMPKKRQALVEYEDMNGSSTAVTYAADNQVYIAGHPAFINYSTSQKISRPGDSDDSRSVNNVLLLTIMNPIYPITTDVLYTICNNCGPVQRIVIFRKNGVQAMVEFDSVQSAQRAKASLNGADIYSGCCTLKIEYAKPTRLNVFKNDQDTWDYTNPNLGGPEDVNANPNKRQRQPALLGDHPPEYGGGYHGYDDSYGSPPYEGRRMGPPMRGRGGRSYGPGYGPPPPPPGEYGAHADSPVVMVYGLEPVKMNADRVFNIFCLYGNVERVKFMKSKPGAAMVEMGDCYAVDRAITHLNNTFLFGQKLNVCVSKQQAIVPGQCYELEDGSSSFKDFHGSRNNRFTSPEQAAKNRIQHPSNVLHFFNAQPDVTTEIFTQICEEIGVKNPVNVKMFTGKSGAAPSDRSASGLLEWESINDAMEALALINHYQMKNAGGPYPYTLKLCFSTVQHAN, via the exons ATGGCAGCCTCAGCGGGACGTTACTACAGCGAGGACGGCAGGGCGACGAAGCGGCAGAAGACCGACGGAATGTCCACG GGCTATGAAGATCCTCATAAGACCCTTCCGTCGGTAGTGGTGCACGTCCGGGGGCTGGTGGACGGCGTCACAGAGGCCGACCTCGTGGAGGCTCTCCAGGAATTTGGAGCCATCAG CTATGTAGTGGTGATGCCTAAGAAGCGCCAGGCGTTGGTGGAGTATGAAGACATGAACGGATCCTCCACAGCCGTGACGTACGCTGCAGACAACCAGGTTTACATTGCTGGACACCCTGCGTTCATCAACTACTCCACCAGCCAGAAGATCTCCAGGCCCGGGGACTCGGACGACTCCAGGAGCGTCAACAACGTGCTCCTGCTCACCATCATGAACCCCATCTACCCCATCACCACG GATGTCCTCTACACAATCTGCAACAACTGTGGGCCTGTGCAGAGAATCGTGATCTTCAGGAAGAACGGCGTGCAGGCCATGGTGGA GTTTGACTCTGTGCAAAGCGCCCAGCGGGCCAAAGCTTCACTCAACGGAGCAGACATCTACTCTGGCTGCTGCACGCTGAAGATCGAGTATGCAAAG CCCACTCGCCTGAACGTGTTCAAGAACGACCAGGACACCTGGGACTACACAAACCCCAACCTGGGGGGCCCAG AAGATGTGAATGCCAATCCCAACAAGCGCCAGAGGCAGCCCGCCCTGCTGGGAGACCACCCTCCAGAGTACG GAGGTGGATATCACGGCTACGATGACAGCTACGGATCCCCGCCCTACGAGGGCCGCCGTATGGGGCCGCCCATGAGGGGGCGTGGAGGGCGGAGCTACGGCCCCGGGTACGGAcctccgcccccgccgcccGGAGAGTACGGCGCTCACGCAGACTCTCCGGTGGTCATGGTCTACGGACTGGAGCCGGTCAAGATGAACGCCGACCGCGTCTTCAACATCTTCTGTCTGTACGGAAACGTGGAGCGG GTGAAGTTCATGAAGAGTAAGCCGGGCGCCGCCATGGTGGAGATGGGAGACTGTTACGCGGTGGACCGCGCCATCACTCACCTCAACAACACCTTCCTGTTCGGACAGAAGCTCAACGTGTG TGTGTCCAAGCAGCAGGCCATCGTGCCGGGTCAGTGCTACGAGCTGGAGGACGGCTCCAGCAGCTTCAAAGACTTCCACGGCTCCAGAAACAACCGCTTCACCTCCCCGGAGCAGGCCGCCAAGAACCGCATCCAGCACCCCAGCAACGTGCTGCACTTCTTCAACGCCCAGCCGGACGTCACCACGGAGATCTTCACTCAG ATCTGTGAGGAGATCGGTGTCAAGAACCCCGTCAACGTGAAAATGTTCACCGGGAAAA GTGGCGCAGCTCCCAGTGACCGCAGCGCCTCAGGGCTGCTGGAGTGGGAGTCCATCAACGACGCCATGGAGGCGCTGGCCCTGATCAACCACTACCAGATGAAGAacgcag gaggTCCGTACCCATACACCCTCAAACTGTGCTTCTCCACCGTTCAGCACGCCAACTGA